A window of Corallococcus macrosporus DSM 14697 contains these coding sequences:
- a CDS encoding DUF1501 domain-containing protein: protein MKKNRHDENCSQGCAHGRRTFLKATAGFMGSTLLGGLPFRAFAQATDLAPADRCFVFVYFNGGWDQLLAFDPRDPTEFTAERASETKILPGYDQINNASFEARPLIPAELPGVGRSNIDFGPAVGNELAKHYDLMTVVRGINMNTLGHEVGYRYFLTGKMPIGSAARGSSTATEIVGQMKPRVPIASISYNVESYNDRYGGYANALRVSRRDDLILTLKGSADALDSEIEKQLLDFRGQPVNCEQAAYGARGVGTTYANSQEQMRLIQSQGLDKSFDFLAAENQPHGPEMKVIRTKYNLNNLNDVNGERGRAATVATALKKGIAQCVTINLTGGLDTHFGSQLTQASNQRRGFDALAMLVKDLRESDHPAGGKFMDHTTIMVFSEFSRTPLINSSGGRDHHLSNSALLMGAGIKHNFVFGRSGDIGMAPGTFDLRTGASDPNGENILPEHVIATVLASAGLDYSITRVEPLRPILA, encoded by the coding sequence ATGAAGAAGAACCGCCACGACGAGAATTGCTCCCAGGGCTGCGCCCACGGGCGCCGCACCTTCCTCAAGGCCACCGCCGGCTTCATGGGCTCCACCCTGCTGGGGGGCCTGCCCTTCCGCGCCTTCGCCCAGGCGACGGACCTGGCGCCCGCGGACCGCTGCTTCGTCTTCGTCTACTTCAACGGGGGGTGGGACCAGCTCCTGGCCTTCGACCCCCGGGACCCGACCGAGTTCACCGCGGAGCGGGCCTCGGAGACGAAAATCCTCCCCGGCTACGACCAGATCAACAACGCCAGCTTCGAGGCCCGTCCCCTCATCCCCGCGGAGCTGCCGGGCGTGGGCCGGTCCAACATCGACTTCGGGCCCGCGGTGGGCAACGAGCTGGCCAAACACTACGACCTGATGACCGTGGTGCGCGGCATCAACATGAACACGCTGGGCCACGAGGTGGGCTACCGCTACTTCCTCACCGGGAAGATGCCCATTGGCAGCGCGGCCCGCGGCTCCTCCACGGCGACGGAAATCGTGGGGCAGATGAAGCCGCGCGTGCCCATCGCCTCCATCTCCTACAACGTGGAGTCGTACAACGACCGGTACGGCGGCTACGCCAACGCGCTGCGCGTCAGCCGGCGGGACGACCTGATTCTGACGCTGAAGGGCAGCGCCGACGCGCTGGACAGCGAAATCGAGAAGCAGCTCCTCGACTTCCGCGGCCAGCCCGTCAACTGCGAGCAGGCGGCCTACGGCGCGCGCGGGGTGGGCACCACCTACGCCAACAGCCAGGAGCAGATGCGGCTCATCCAGTCCCAGGGCCTGGACAAGTCGTTCGACTTCCTCGCGGCGGAGAACCAGCCGCACGGCCCGGAGATGAAGGTCATCCGCACGAAGTACAACCTGAACAACCTCAACGACGTGAACGGCGAGCGCGGCCGCGCCGCCACGGTGGCCACCGCGCTGAAGAAGGGCATTGCCCAGTGCGTCACCATCAACCTCACGGGCGGCCTGGACACGCACTTCGGCAGCCAGCTCACGCAGGCCAGCAACCAGCGCCGCGGCTTCGACGCCCTGGCCATGCTGGTGAAGGACCTGCGCGAGAGCGACCACCCTGCGGGTGGCAAGTTCATGGACCACACCACCATCATGGTGTTCTCCGAGTTCTCCCGCACGCCGCTCATCAACAGCTCCGGTGGCCGTGACCACCACCTGAGCAACTCCGCGCTGCTGATGGGCGCCGGCATCAAGCACAACTTCGTCTTCGGCCGCAGCGGCGACATTGGCATGGCGCCGGGCACCTTCGACCTGCGCACCGGCGCGTCGGACCCGAACGGCGAGAACATCCTCCCCGAGCACGTCATCGCCACGGTGCTGGCGTCCGCCGGGCTGGACTACAGCATCACCCGCGTCGAGCCGCTGCGCCCCATCCTCGCCTGA
- a CDS encoding FG-GAP-like repeat-containing protein, whose protein sequence is MTRLSRAAPLLALLAAACSDAPEPARVAEPPQTDPCTGLAALTLTAQPSRVRVSSPVALEATGGSGHYTYRLEPGGSSGELVGSRFLTGRTPGTDTLVVEDARCPGVSATAQVSVAATFNVAPARAELRPGTSFQVATDGVLGSANYLLTADGSGATLTPAGRYTAGTREGLDVITVRDTQSGDEAVLQYEVRESARLTGAPAFLAVPSGASVPLATRGGSDRVTWTKESGPGTLAGGRLTFEPGATGVAVLNAADPFTGDTARVSVRVLDELTRPVLAHGRLSDVATLVTADFDGDGQLDLAVGQRESDLNQPTGGAVFIFKGGSGGLPAEPTWVLTGATETAQFGDALAAGDLDGDGRAELLVSSPGADVALTNAGAVYLYTFRSGAPAPLRQQLTGLLRNAAFGSGMAIADFEGDGDLDVVVGSPLGDLAPTNAIRNRGTVDIYASTRSSPVPDVPTVRLGGWDLTPDGALVSRSNSELGRALVTGDVNGDGLVDLAALSKVSRYNASGAVSGSQVAISVFLARAEGARFRASPDVYVLPANTADSNEGTWRLGVIPAEGTRPALLLAVADRADSPDLRSSGGLQSGNDAGGALLFDLSGYAATGEPAQRPPQVKREDAFARLYGEAGGINAGRSWAVMDVDGEPGLELLLGAPYSSAPSGVGNGTLRLSGKILVHSLATLQPGAVLNRPLTAINGTAAADTLGAGLATWGPAASPSLVAFAGRASSEQGAFTGSVELYQRQGASVAEWTRTSVRVPAKPSVERFGEAVAIAQGPQGRPLVLTGAPGWSGPGTSNDGNALSIGRAYVHDVMAPTQATVVAEGMPSPHHAGRNVGVDVAFSDFNGDGRPDMVVGASNFYVPGTGSTSSNNELNNTYTSVPAACVTSGTQSVGGALVSLGQTDGSFKPAYRLFAPYQIKDCEPETDAKCRRTGIGRGVVGGFDLNGDGREDVGLLRNDGMEVFLGRAPEDASLAKLSMVCDSVYTMPSMDLQTSMPVSLGDLDSDGCDELAWRYAEGSRSGVAILPGFDAGGSRCGGRRTATLWRIAGDSEAQLTNMGLGLGMTRAGRFLGDSRDFVAISATSVPFNGVTQPVVLLFDKAVLVNRMRSLPAGSPLVVGALGDGLDPVVLVHRHRAVNFGARLVGGTDLTGDNVPDLLVSAPGASEASDGGGAVFLYAGGVGQEGALSPFLMVVGDGSERSALGQALSLMPGSGGSPPMLVIGAPRSYRTGTQNGTAFLLPLGF, encoded by the coding sequence ATGACCCGACTGTCCCGCGCGGCCCCCCTCCTCGCGCTCCTCGCCGCGGCGTGCTCGGATGCGCCGGAGCCCGCCCGCGTGGCGGAGCCTCCCCAGACGGACCCGTGCACGGGCCTGGCCGCGCTGACGCTCACCGCGCAGCCCTCGCGGGTGCGCGTGTCGAGCCCCGTGGCCCTGGAGGCCACCGGTGGCAGCGGCCACTACACCTACCGGCTGGAGCCGGGAGGCTCCTCGGGTGAGCTGGTGGGCAGCCGCTTCCTGACGGGGCGCACGCCGGGCACGGACACGCTGGTGGTGGAGGACGCGCGCTGTCCGGGCGTGAGCGCCACCGCGCAGGTCTCCGTGGCGGCGACGTTCAACGTCGCGCCCGCGCGCGCGGAGCTGCGGCCGGGCACCTCCTTCCAGGTGGCCACCGACGGCGTGCTGGGCTCGGCCAACTACCTGCTGACGGCCGACGGCTCCGGCGCCACGCTGACGCCCGCGGGGCGCTACACGGCCGGCACGCGCGAGGGCCTGGACGTCATCACCGTGCGCGACACCCAGTCGGGTGACGAGGCGGTGCTCCAGTACGAGGTCCGCGAGAGCGCCCGGCTGACGGGCGCGCCGGCCTTCCTCGCCGTGCCCTCGGGGGCCTCCGTGCCGCTGGCCACGCGCGGTGGCAGTGACCGCGTGACGTGGACGAAGGAGTCCGGCCCCGGGACGCTGGCCGGTGGCCGGCTCACCTTCGAGCCCGGCGCCACCGGCGTGGCGGTGCTCAACGCGGCGGACCCCTTCACGGGGGACACGGCGCGGGTGTCGGTGCGCGTGCTGGACGAGCTGACGCGGCCCGTGCTGGCGCACGGCCGGCTGTCCGACGTGGCCACCCTGGTGACGGCGGACTTCGACGGCGACGGCCAGCTGGACCTGGCGGTGGGGCAGCGCGAGAGCGACCTGAACCAGCCGACGGGCGGCGCGGTGTTCATCTTCAAGGGGGGCAGCGGCGGCCTGCCGGCGGAGCCCACGTGGGTGCTCACCGGCGCCACGGAGACGGCGCAGTTCGGTGACGCGCTGGCCGCGGGGGACCTGGATGGAGACGGGCGCGCGGAGCTGCTGGTGTCCTCGCCGGGCGCGGACGTGGCCCTCACCAACGCCGGCGCCGTGTACCTCTACACCTTCCGGAGTGGCGCCCCGGCGCCGCTGCGGCAGCAGCTCACCGGCCTGCTGCGCAACGCGGCGTTCGGCTCGGGCATGGCCATCGCGGACTTCGAGGGCGACGGCGACCTGGACGTGGTGGTGGGCTCGCCGCTGGGCGACCTGGCCCCCACCAACGCCATCCGCAACCGCGGCACGGTGGACATCTACGCGTCCACGCGGAGCTCGCCGGTGCCGGACGTCCCGACGGTGCGGCTGGGCGGCTGGGACTTGACGCCGGACGGCGCCCTGGTGTCGCGCAGCAACTCCGAGCTGGGCCGCGCGCTGGTGACGGGCGACGTCAACGGCGACGGCCTGGTGGACCTGGCGGCGCTGAGCAAGGTGTCCCGCTACAACGCGTCGGGCGCGGTGTCGGGCTCGCAGGTGGCCATCTCCGTCTTCCTGGCGCGCGCGGAGGGCGCGCGCTTCCGGGCCTCGCCGGACGTGTACGTGCTGCCGGCCAACACGGCCGACAGCAACGAGGGCACCTGGCGGCTGGGCGTCATCCCCGCGGAGGGCACGCGGCCGGCGCTGCTGCTGGCGGTGGCGGACCGGGCGGACTCGCCGGACCTGCGCTCCAGCGGAGGGCTGCAGTCCGGCAATGACGCGGGCGGCGCGCTGCTCTTCGACTTGTCGGGCTACGCCGCCACGGGCGAGCCTGCCCAGCGGCCGCCCCAGGTGAAGCGCGAGGACGCCTTCGCCCGCCTCTACGGCGAGGCCGGCGGCATCAACGCGGGCCGGAGCTGGGCGGTGATGGACGTGGACGGCGAGCCGGGACTGGAGCTGCTCCTGGGCGCGCCCTATTCGTCCGCGCCGTCGGGGGTGGGGAACGGCACGCTCCGCTTGAGCGGCAAGATCCTCGTCCATTCCCTGGCGACGCTCCAGCCGGGCGCCGTCCTCAACCGGCCGCTGACGGCCATCAACGGCACGGCGGCGGCGGACACGCTGGGCGCCGGCCTGGCGACGTGGGGCCCCGCGGCCAGCCCGTCGCTGGTGGCCTTCGCGGGCCGCGCCTCGTCGGAGCAGGGCGCCTTCACCGGCAGCGTGGAGCTGTACCAGCGTCAGGGCGCGTCGGTGGCGGAGTGGACGCGCACCAGCGTCCGGGTTCCGGCGAAGCCGAGCGTGGAGCGCTTCGGCGAGGCGGTGGCGATTGCCCAGGGCCCCCAGGGCCGCCCGCTGGTGCTCACGGGCGCGCCGGGCTGGTCTGGCCCCGGCACCAGCAACGACGGCAACGCCCTGTCCATTGGCCGCGCCTACGTGCATGACGTGATGGCGCCCACGCAGGCCACCGTGGTGGCGGAGGGCATGCCCTCGCCGCACCACGCGGGCCGCAACGTGGGCGTGGACGTGGCCTTCTCCGACTTCAACGGCGACGGGCGGCCGGACATGGTGGTGGGCGCGTCCAACTTCTACGTGCCGGGCACGGGCAGCACGAGCTCGAACAACGAGCTCAACAACACGTACACCTCGGTGCCCGCCGCGTGCGTCACCAGCGGCACCCAGAGCGTGGGCGGCGCGCTGGTGTCGCTGGGGCAGACGGACGGCAGCTTCAAGCCGGCGTACCGGCTCTTCGCCCCGTATCAAATCAAGGACTGCGAGCCGGAGACGGACGCGAAGTGCCGGCGCACCGGCATCGGGCGCGGCGTGGTGGGCGGGTTCGACCTGAACGGCGATGGCCGCGAGGACGTGGGCCTCTTGCGCAACGACGGCATGGAGGTCTTCCTGGGCCGCGCGCCGGAGGACGCGTCGCTGGCGAAGCTGAGCATGGTGTGTGACTCCGTCTACACGATGCCCTCCATGGACCTCCAGACGTCCATGCCGGTGTCGCTGGGCGACCTCGACAGCGACGGCTGTGACGAGCTGGCCTGGCGCTACGCGGAGGGCTCCCGGTCGGGTGTGGCCATCCTGCCGGGCTTCGACGCGGGCGGCTCGCGCTGCGGCGGGCGCCGGACGGCCACCCTGTGGCGCATCGCGGGTGACAGCGAGGCGCAGCTCACCAACATGGGCCTGGGCCTGGGCATGACGCGGGCGGGCCGCTTCCTGGGCGACTCGCGCGACTTCGTGGCCATCAGCGCCACCAGCGTCCCCTTCAACGGCGTGACGCAGCCGGTGGTGCTGCTCTTCGACAAGGCGGTGCTGGTGAACAGGATGCGGTCGCTCCCCGCGGGCTCGCCGCTGGTGGTGGGCGCGCTGGGCGACGGGCTCGACCCCGTGGTCCTGGTCCACCGCCACCGCGCGGTGAACTTCGGCGCGCGGCTGGTGGGCGGCACGGACCTCACGGGAGACAACGTCCCCGACCTGCTGGTGAGCGCGCCAGGCGCCTCCGAGGCGTCCGACGGCGGCGGCGCGGTGTTCCTCTATGCTGGCGGTGTTGGCCAGGAAGGCGCGCTTTCGCCGTTCCTCATGGTGGTGGGGGATGGTTCGGAGCGCTCGGCGCTGGGGCAGGCCCTGTCGCTGATGCCGGGCAGTGGCGGCTCGCCGCCGATGCTCGTCATCGGCGCGCCGCGCAGCTACCGGACGGGGACGCAGAACGGCACGGCCTTCCTGCTGCCGCTGGGCTTCTGA
- a CDS encoding PQ-loop repeat-containing protein, with protein sequence MGAEALGWFSSFVLLLTIATQVYKQWKSGSSEGVSKWLFVGQMTASVGFTLYSWQVGNWVFVVTNALMLLSAVLGAVIVLKHRRAARHKRASRPRAPSGAAHA encoded by the coding sequence ATGGGGGCCGAAGCCCTGGGGTGGTTCAGTTCGTTCGTCCTGCTGTTGACCATTGCCACGCAGGTCTACAAGCAGTGGAAGTCAGGTTCGAGCGAGGGTGTGTCCAAGTGGCTCTTCGTGGGGCAGATGACAGCCTCCGTGGGGTTCACGCTCTATAGCTGGCAGGTCGGCAACTGGGTGTTCGTGGTGACGAACGCGCTGATGCTGCTGAGCGCGGTGCTGGGGGCGGTGATTGTCCTCAAGCACCGCCGGGCCGCGCGCCACAAGCGGGCCTCGCGGCCACGCGCGCCCTCTGGCGCCGCGCACGCTTGA
- a CDS encoding ferritin-like domain-containing protein → MADKSEVARLRSLAQLDADAVGAYDAALARIPEPLVRERLNGFRIDHVRHVQDLNALIHEAGGTPLELRLDLKGTAMVGLTAMSSMMGTEAALVAMLGNEEFSNRAYDVALRFHWRPDVRALIEKHREDERRHMTWIREAVRTRPWEQARAAAAEGSEAPA, encoded by the coding sequence ATGGCCGACAAATCCGAAGTGGCCCGGCTGCGCAGCCTGGCCCAGCTCGATGCGGACGCCGTGGGTGCCTACGACGCAGCCCTGGCCCGGATTCCGGAACCGTTGGTTCGCGAGCGGCTCAACGGGTTCCGCATCGACCACGTCCGGCACGTGCAGGACCTGAACGCCCTCATCCACGAGGCGGGCGGGACGCCGCTGGAGCTGCGCCTGGACCTCAAGGGAACGGCGATGGTGGGCCTGACGGCGATGTCCAGCATGATGGGCACCGAGGCCGCGCTGGTGGCCATGCTCGGCAACGAGGAGTTCTCCAACCGGGCCTACGACGTGGCCCTGCGCTTCCACTGGCGTCCGGACGTGCGGGCGCTCATCGAGAAGCACCGGGAGGACGAGCGGCGCCACATGACGTGGATCCGCGAGGCCGTCCGGACGCGCCCCTGGGAGCAGGCACGCGCCGCCGCGGCGGAAGGCTCCGAGGCCCCCGCCTGA